In Amycolatopsis jiangsuensis, the following proteins share a genomic window:
- a CDS encoding MFS transporter, translating into MDRHPLRWWALAVAIVAILVDMIDNQIVTVALPTIKDQFGAGDAALQWISAGYALGFALTLITGGRLGDRYGTKRLFLLGMTTFTIASLVAGLAPGIAALITARIVQGVGSGLMAPQVMSFVYTEFGDVERSRAMAICSSAFPIGGLAGPLLGGVITQGDLFGLGWRAIFLVNVPFGVLAVLGALLTMSSHPGTPGQRIDRAGLALLTAGLFALFYPVVQGRELHWPVWMIMLLVAAVPLLGAFALQQRALARRGGEPLIPSDLLRYRNLTAGQLVLFTINAATGVFFVLTLHLQLRLGYSPLETALTFLPSAAGIVLGGVVAVRLAVRMGRRLIAAAMALLAASLAAMAILVGVLGPKLDAWALLGPAVGFGLGMGVAMNSLIIRAMADVHPMRAGSASGLLNTTVQLGVATGIASFGTVFFARLPDGFEPATMTALALGTGVLVAGLLCTAVLPSVRRAGGPPVGQSPQERKVTP; encoded by the coding sequence GTGGACAGGCATCCTCTGCGGTGGTGGGCGCTGGCCGTCGCCATCGTGGCGATTCTCGTGGACATGATCGACAACCAGATCGTGACGGTGGCGCTGCCGACCATCAAAGACCAGTTCGGCGCAGGCGACGCCGCGCTGCAGTGGATCTCGGCGGGTTACGCGCTGGGGTTCGCACTCACCCTGATCACCGGCGGCAGGCTCGGCGACCGGTACGGCACCAAACGGCTCTTCCTGCTCGGCATGACGACGTTCACGATCGCGTCGCTGGTGGCCGGGCTGGCTCCGGGGATCGCCGCGTTGATCACTGCCAGGATCGTACAAGGCGTCGGTTCCGGCCTGATGGCTCCGCAGGTGATGTCGTTCGTCTACACCGAGTTCGGCGACGTCGAGCGGTCGCGGGCGATGGCGATCTGCTCGAGCGCGTTCCCGATCGGCGGGCTGGCCGGGCCACTGCTGGGCGGCGTGATCACCCAGGGCGACCTGTTCGGCCTCGGCTGGCGGGCGATCTTTCTGGTGAACGTGCCGTTCGGGGTGCTCGCGGTGCTCGGGGCGCTGCTGACCATGTCGTCTCACCCCGGCACGCCGGGGCAGCGGATCGACCGGGCCGGGCTCGCGCTGCTGACAGCGGGACTGTTCGCGCTGTTCTACCCCGTGGTGCAGGGCAGGGAGCTGCACTGGCCGGTGTGGATGATCATGCTGCTCGTCGCCGCGGTACCGCTGCTGGGCGCCTTCGCTCTCCAACAGCGCGCGCTCGCCCGGCGCGGCGGGGAACCGCTGATCCCGTCGGACCTGCTTCGATACCGCAACCTGACCGCGGGACAGTTGGTGCTGTTCACGATCAACGCGGCGACGGGGGTGTTCTTCGTCCTCACCCTGCACCTGCAGCTGCGGCTCGGGTACTCGCCTCTCGAGACAGCGCTGACATTCCTCCCGTCCGCCGCGGGCATCGTGCTCGGCGGGGTGGTCGCGGTGCGGCTGGCCGTGCGGATGGGCCGCAGGCTGATCGCCGCCGCCATGGCCCTGCTGGCCGCGAGCCTCGCCGCGATGGCGATCCTGGTCGGCGTGCTCGGCCCGAAGCTGGACGCGTGGGCCCTGCTCGGCCCCGCGGTCGGATTCGGGCTCGGCATGGGTGTCGCGATGAACTCGCTGATCATCCGGGCCATGGCGGACGTCCACCCGATGCGGGCCGGTTCGGCGTCCGGACTGCTGAACACGACCGTGCAGCTCGGCGTGGCGACCGGGATCGCTTCGTTCGGCACGGTGTTCTTCGCGCGCCTTCCGGACGGGTTCGAGCCCGCCACGATGACGGCGCTAGCGCTCGGCACTGGAGTGCTCGTGGCGGGCCTGCTGTGCACCGCCGTCCTGCCCAGCGTCCGACGCGCCGGCGGTCCTCCCGTCGGCCAGTCGCCTCAGGAGAGGAAGGTCACGCCATGA
- a CDS encoding manganese efflux pump MntP codes for MSTALALIGFVLPLGLDSFAIAASIGAAGPMTKRGRWRISLTFMALEAGMPLIGLAIGAPLAAAIGPAAGYVAAGAVFGTGLWMLLHEDDTEKETAGKLITARGATLLGLGLGISLDELAIGFSLGLVHLPVVPVLAGIAAQAFVAAQLGLRLGNRISERYREGAERLAGIVLLALGLSLAAEQLFA; via the coding sequence GTGAGCACTGCGCTGGCGCTGATCGGGTTCGTGCTCCCGCTCGGCCTGGACTCGTTCGCGATCGCCGCGTCGATCGGCGCCGCCGGCCCGATGACGAAGCGGGGGCGCTGGCGGATCTCGTTGACGTTCATGGCACTCGAAGCCGGGATGCCGCTGATCGGGCTCGCGATCGGCGCGCCGCTGGCCGCCGCGATCGGGCCGGCCGCCGGTTACGTCGCCGCTGGGGCCGTCTTCGGGACCGGCCTGTGGATGCTGCTGCACGAAGACGACACCGAGAAGGAAACCGCCGGAAAGCTCATCACCGCACGGGGCGCGACACTGCTCGGGCTCGGGCTGGGCATCAGCCTCGACGAGCTCGCGATCGGTTTCAGCCTCGGACTCGTGCACCTGCCGGTGGTTCCGGTGCTCGCCGGGATCGCGGCGCAAGCGTTCGTCGCCGCCCAGCTCGGCCTCCGCCTGGGCAACCGCATCAGCGAGCGCTACCGGGAAGGCGCGGAACGCCTCGCCGGGATCGTGCTCCTCGCGCTCGGGCTCTCCCTGGCGGCCGAACAGCTCTTCGCCTGA
- a CDS encoding ArsR/SmtB family transcription factor: protein MRSSLPDFDMPSDEQVHLAAESLRLLSDPTRIKVLWVLLQGESSVACLAELAGAAPTAVSQHLAKLRLAGLVKGRREGTFVYYSAADDHVRALLTQALYHADHVDRGIPGEHAKQHRPTGRTK, encoded by the coding sequence GTGCGCTCCTCCCTGCCGGACTTCGACATGCCCAGCGACGAACAGGTCCACCTGGCCGCGGAAAGCCTCCGGCTGCTGTCGGACCCCACGCGGATCAAGGTGCTGTGGGTGCTCCTGCAGGGCGAATCGTCCGTGGCGTGCCTGGCCGAGCTCGCGGGGGCGGCACCGACCGCCGTCAGCCAGCATCTGGCCAAACTCCGCCTCGCCGGACTGGTGAAAGGCAGGCGCGAGGGGACGTTCGTGTACTACTCCGCCGCGGACGACCACGTCCGCGCGCTGCTGACCCAGGCCCTCTACCACGCCGACCACGTCGATCGCGGCATCCCCGGCGAGCACGCCAAGCAGCACCGGCCGACGGGCCGGACGAAGTGA
- a CDS encoding MFS transporter, producing the protein MSAEPSATAPGQSRKASLAALVGTVLEWYDFIVYGTAAAIVLNTQFFPSDDPLIGTLAAFATYAVGFLARPVGGLVLGRLGDRVGRRKMLVLTLMLMGISTTAVGVLPTYEQVGVLAPVLLVVLRLVQGFGAGGEYAGAVVLSVEHARSDRRGLAGSAAPLGYAVATLLGNGVFYLFLLLPAEEFAAWGWRLPFLLGALCLVVGYLIRRQVEEPQVFQDSRADATPMSSRGVFAAVRRHPRSFFIVVGTRMGENGFAYLIPVFGVSYLSTTLGLDRSLGLAAVLIASAVQAVLIPICGLLSDRVGRKPVYLVGILGSAAWMIPFFLLSDTRSATWVVVAFVIGLGVFYPAMLAPQAAWYAELFDTEFRMSGFAFSREVGSVLAGGLAPFIATALYAWAGHWWPILVYMAAMAALTVVALALGPETVRRRLRRQQPTTTDEVRKDVVT; encoded by the coding sequence GTGTCCGCTGAACCATCCGCCACTGCACCGGGGCAGTCGCGAAAGGCATCACTCGCCGCGTTGGTCGGCACCGTGCTGGAGTGGTACGACTTCATCGTCTACGGCACCGCCGCGGCGATCGTGCTGAACACCCAGTTCTTCCCTTCGGACGATCCACTCATCGGAACCCTGGCGGCCTTCGCGACCTACGCGGTCGGGTTCCTGGCCCGCCCGGTCGGCGGGCTCGTCCTCGGACGGCTCGGTGACCGGGTCGGGCGCCGGAAAATGCTCGTGCTCACCCTGATGCTGATGGGAATCTCCACGACGGCCGTCGGAGTGCTGCCCACCTACGAGCAAGTCGGCGTGCTCGCGCCGGTGTTGCTCGTGGTGCTGCGGCTCGTGCAAGGTTTCGGCGCGGGCGGCGAATACGCGGGTGCCGTGGTGCTGTCGGTGGAGCACGCGCGTTCCGATCGGCGCGGGCTCGCGGGTTCCGCCGCGCCGCTCGGATACGCGGTCGCCACGCTGCTGGGCAACGGGGTCTTCTACCTGTTCCTGTTGCTGCCTGCCGAGGAATTCGCCGCGTGGGGCTGGCGGTTGCCGTTCCTGCTGGGAGCGTTGTGTCTGGTGGTCGGGTATCTGATCCGGCGCCAGGTCGAGGAACCGCAGGTGTTCCAGGATTCCCGGGCCGACGCGACCCCAATGTCGTCGCGCGGGGTTTTCGCCGCGGTCCGGCGCCATCCGCGGAGTTTCTTCATCGTGGTCGGTACGCGCATGGGCGAGAACGGGTTCGCCTACCTCATCCCGGTCTTCGGCGTCTCGTACCTGTCGACCACGCTCGGGCTGGACCGTTCACTCGGCCTCGCCGCGGTGCTGATCGCGTCGGCCGTGCAGGCGGTACTCATCCCGATCTGCGGCCTGCTCTCCGACCGGGTCGGCCGGAAACCCGTGTACCTGGTGGGTATTCTCGGTTCGGCCGCGTGGATGATTCCGTTCTTCCTGCTCAGCGACACCCGTTCGGCGACCTGGGTCGTGGTCGCGTTCGTGATCGGGCTGGGTGTCTTCTATCCCGCCATGCTCGCCCCACAGGCCGCCTGGTACGCGGAACTGTTCGACACCGAATTCCGGATGTCGGGGTTCGCTTTCTCCCGCGAGGTCGGCTCGGTCCTCGCCGGCGGCCTGGCACCGTTCATCGCCACGGCACTGTACGCATGGGCCGGACACTGGTGGCCCATTCTCGTGTACATGGCCGCCATGGCGGCGCTCACCGTAGTCGCGTTGGCACTCGGCCCCGAAACCGTCCGCCGGCGACTACGGCGGCAACAGCCCACGACGACCGACGAAGTCCGAAAGGACGTCGTCACCTGA
- a CDS encoding TetR/AcrR family transcriptional regulator, whose protein sequence is MTRLTRAEQQQRTHEHLLTAGRQVFLRRGFLAATVEEIATDAGYTRGAVYKHFGGKEGLWLAIVEAGAQAHLEGLRKALARATTRDDVLAALAPADPTDEDAAKWSAATAEVLAATAQQPETAALVAAIQQRHDDELVALLAEHSRRLRLEPTMPLQEAVVMLGALGIGLALRQTVAPAAEPGTIFTHVLGTVFPQPAG, encoded by the coding sequence ATGACCCGGCTGACACGGGCCGAGCAGCAGCAACGCACCCACGAACACCTGCTGACGGCCGGACGGCAAGTGTTCCTGCGCCGAGGTTTCCTGGCCGCGACCGTCGAGGAGATCGCCACCGACGCCGGCTACACCCGCGGTGCCGTCTACAAGCACTTCGGCGGTAAGGAAGGACTGTGGCTGGCGATCGTCGAAGCCGGCGCGCAGGCCCATCTCGAAGGGCTGCGGAAAGCTCTCGCCCGCGCCACCACCCGCGACGACGTGCTCGCGGCCCTGGCTCCCGCCGATCCGACGGACGAGGACGCGGCCAAATGGAGCGCGGCAACCGCGGAAGTGCTCGCCGCGACGGCCCAGCAACCCGAAACCGCCGCCTTGGTCGCCGCCATCCAGCAGCGGCACGACGACGAGCTGGTCGCCCTGCTCGCCGAGCACTCCCGGCGGCTACGCCTCGAACCCACGATGCCGCTGCAGGAGGCAGTCGTCATGCTCGGCGCGTTGGGCATCGGGCTTGCGCTGCGCCAGACGGTGGCCCCGGCGGCCGAACCCGGAACCATCTTCACGCACGTGCTGGGCACGGTGTTCCCGCAGCCTGCCGGCTGA
- a CDS encoding TetR/AcrR family transcriptional regulator, whose protein sequence is MIVDAAVAEFAAHGYAGARTSAIAARAGVNQQLISYYFDGKEGLYQAISERWREREGELVHENVSLTEQMRLYALEALENPDGVRLMAWGGLEYSGPETDVDHAPRSARLQRNVDQLRALQAKGALPPEVDPACLTILMMGAAMATTTLPHVIEGLCGVSPRSPEFLEHYAEQMVVLARLVGLDD, encoded by the coding sequence TTGATCGTCGACGCCGCCGTGGCGGAGTTCGCCGCGCACGGTTACGCCGGCGCGCGCACCAGTGCGATCGCGGCGCGGGCCGGGGTCAACCAGCAGCTGATCTCGTACTACTTCGACGGCAAAGAGGGCCTGTACCAGGCGATCTCGGAACGCTGGAGAGAGCGCGAAGGCGAGCTGGTGCACGAGAACGTGTCGTTGACCGAACAGATGCGGCTGTACGCGCTCGAGGCGCTGGAGAACCCCGACGGCGTCCGATTGATGGCATGGGGCGGGCTCGAGTACTCCGGTCCGGAGACCGACGTCGACCACGCGCCGCGATCGGCGCGGCTGCAACGCAACGTCGACCAGCTCCGCGCCCTGCAAGCGAAAGGCGCGCTGCCGCCCGAGGTGGACCCGGCGTGCCTGACGATTCTGATGATGGGCGCCGCGATGGCGACGACCACGCTCCCGCACGTCATCGAAGGTTTGTGCGGAGTCAGCCCTCGGTCGCCGGAGTTCCTCGAACACTATGCCGAGCAAATGGTCGTCCTCGCCCGGCTTGTCGGCCTAGATGATTGA
- a CDS encoding FAD-dependent oxidoreductase produces MTGSRATDPSVLVVGGGITGLSAAFFLARQGVQVTLVERHPSTAIMPQARAFNARSLEIFRAFGLEEEIHEHRSILADMPEMIGGDTLAGDERFRIDMFAQVRPGKISPSDWAMIDQDELERVVRARAETAGADVRFATELVSFEDDGKAVTAVLRDLGSDTESTVHADYLIAADGNRAAIRRRLGVEADGPGVLGHAAHFLFDADLGSALRDRRFLLAYFDQPKTGTVLVPLGRLGRWMLGVPFQADQGESIDDFTEQRCVELARTAVGIPDLELALVPPVPGWNRMLMDVRIGAHVAREYRAGRIFFAGDCAHVVPPTGSFGANTGIADAHNLAWKLAAVLHGHAGAELLDSYEAERHPVAQTTMDTALHILDARHYAEGDEATRIDEVTMAYGYRYRSAAIRTEPGTPDTSVEDPRTPSGRPGLRAPHVWLERAGSAASTLDLFTGSFTVLAGPESTEWTAAAETVAVELGIDVAAHRIGDDVQDPEKQFLKAYGIGASGISLVRPDGFVAWRAQEQADQPVQELREALRGILALPRA; encoded by the coding sequence ATGACCGGATCACGCGCAACGGATCCGTCCGTACTCGTGGTCGGCGGCGGCATCACCGGCCTGTCCGCGGCGTTCTTCCTTGCCCGGCAAGGAGTTCAAGTGACGCTCGTGGAGCGGCACCCGTCCACGGCGATCATGCCGCAGGCACGGGCGTTCAACGCGCGCTCGCTCGAGATTTTCCGCGCGTTCGGGCTCGAGGAGGAGATCCACGAGCACCGGTCGATCCTCGCCGACATGCCGGAGATGATCGGCGGTGACACCCTCGCCGGCGACGAGCGCTTCCGGATCGACATGTTCGCCCAGGTCCGTCCCGGCAAGATCAGCCCAAGCGACTGGGCGATGATCGACCAGGACGAGCTGGAGCGCGTCGTGCGCGCTCGCGCCGAGACCGCGGGCGCCGACGTCCGGTTCGCCACCGAACTCGTGTCCTTCGAGGACGACGGCAAGGCGGTCACGGCAGTCCTGCGCGACCTCGGTAGCGACACCGAGTCCACGGTGCACGCCGACTACCTCATCGCCGCCGACGGCAACCGCGCCGCCATCCGGCGCCGGCTCGGCGTCGAGGCGGACGGGCCCGGTGTGCTCGGCCACGCCGCGCACTTCCTCTTCGACGCCGACCTCGGCTCGGCACTGCGCGATCGCCGGTTCCTCTTGGCCTACTTCGACCAGCCGAAGACCGGCACGGTGCTGGTGCCGCTCGGCCGGCTCGGCCGCTGGATGCTCGGCGTGCCGTTCCAGGCCGACCAGGGCGAGAGCATCGACGACTTCACCGAGCAGCGGTGCGTCGAACTGGCCCGCACCGCCGTCGGCATCCCGGACCTCGAGCTCGCGCTGGTGCCGCCGGTGCCGGGCTGGAACCGGATGCTGATGGACGTCCGCATCGGTGCGCACGTGGCCCGCGAATACCGGGCGGGCCGGATCTTCTTCGCCGGCGACTGCGCGCACGTCGTGCCACCGACAGGTTCGTTCGGCGCGAACACCGGCATCGCGGACGCGCACAACCTGGCCTGGAAACTGGCCGCGGTGCTGCACGGCCACGCCGGCGCGGAACTGCTGGACAGCTACGAGGCGGAGCGCCACCCGGTGGCGCAGACGACGATGGACACGGCACTGCACATCCTGGACGCCCGCCACTACGCGGAGGGCGACGAGGCGACCCGCATCGACGAGGTGACGATGGCGTACGGCTACCGCTACCGCTCAGCGGCGATCCGTACGGAGCCGGGAACCCCGGACACATCGGTGGAAGACCCCCGCACCCCGAGCGGACGGCCCGGCCTGCGCGCCCCGCACGTCTGGCTGGAGCGAGCGGGTTCCGCAGCGTCCACCCTGGACCTTTTCACCGGTTCATTCACCGTGCTGGCCGGTCCGGAAAGCACCGAGTGGACAGCCGCGGCGGAGACGGTGGCGGTGGAGCTGGGCATCGATGTGGCCGCCCACCGCATCGGTGACGACGTGCAGGACCCGGAGAAGCAGTTCCTGAAGGCGTACGGAATCGGCGCGTCGGGGATTTCGCTGGTCCGTCCGGACGGTTTCGTGGCCTGGCGCGCGCAGGAACAAGCGGATCAGCCGGTGCAGGAGCTGCGCGAGGCGCTGCGAGGGATTCTCGCGCTTCCGCGGGCTTGA
- a CDS encoding methyltransferase, with the protein MALMQMGEGMWNRMARLHETVLTGRPVHDDRGEELYDYYVRHPQERGWHAAAMADLTDDAGTALAEQYDFAPYQEIVDIGGSMGLLLSKILPAAAHANGTVVDRPQIVEQARANAGAYGLGDRLSFTGGDFFASDLPRGDLYLLKTVLCDWGDENASRILANAFRCTPPGGRLAVIDWVRPAGPEPSELDIMSISLEVVTGGRIRTEAEFVTLIESVGYRFDSAVTVASRERSRPWYVLQATRP; encoded by the coding sequence ATGGCGCTGATGCAGATGGGCGAGGGCATGTGGAACCGGATGGCGCGGTTGCACGAGACCGTGCTGACCGGTCGACCGGTTCACGACGACCGCGGCGAAGAACTCTACGACTACTACGTCCGGCATCCGCAGGAGCGCGGCTGGCACGCGGCCGCGATGGCCGACCTGACCGACGACGCGGGCACGGCACTGGCCGAGCAGTACGATTTCGCGCCGTACCAGGAGATCGTCGACATCGGCGGCAGCATGGGTCTGCTGCTGTCGAAGATCCTGCCCGCGGCCGCGCACGCGAACGGCACGGTGGTCGACCGGCCGCAGATCGTGGAACAGGCCCGCGCGAACGCCGGTGCGTACGGCCTCGGCGACCGGCTCTCGTTCACCGGCGGCGATTTCTTCGCCAGCGACCTGCCGAGAGGCGATCTGTACCTGCTGAAGACGGTGCTGTGCGATTGGGGCGACGAGAACGCTTCGCGGATCCTGGCGAACGCGTTCCGCTGTACCCCTCCCGGCGGGAGGCTGGCGGTGATCGACTGGGTTCGCCCCGCTGGCCCCGAACCGTCCGAATTGGACATCATGAGCATCTCGCTCGAGGTGGTGACCGGCGGCAGGATCCGCACCGAGGCGGAGTTCGTGACGCTGATCGAGAGTGTGGGCTATCGGTTCGACAGCGCGGTGACAGTGGCCAGCCGGGAACGATCCCGGCCCTGGTACGTGCTGCAGGCGACTCGACCGTAG
- a CDS encoding AfsR/SARP family transcriptional regulator, which translates to MRIDLLGPLRVTLDGAVVTPSAPKIRRVFSLFALCANHIVRTEQLIEELWEEDPPSSVKTTLQTYVYQLRKSLCLDAAQRPRDRGGAGDGRPVLLTLTGGYLLSVDPEVLDANRFDREAQRGWGELDAGDPEAAYRTLDDALGLWRGPALVDVNPGPLLQAEALRLDEMRKNALEHRIDAALRLGRHQEVLGELTRLAAQQPTHEGFQAKLMLALYRSGRRSEALRVYQRTRAALAKELGLDPAVELQRVHRAVLAANGSLDHRAGTAVARQARPSRPEPPRQLPSAGPRLVGRTAELDAVLAGLRPADRHGPAVVTVEGPPGSGKSALCVHAGHEVRERYPDGQFHAVLADGEGQPVDPGDVLAGFLRAVGIPAAQIPDSVDERSRWFRTWTAVRQVLVVLDDLVEDRQLAPLVPAGRDCGVVVASRRRLSDPGVSTAVGLRPLAPADGARLLVDLIGVDRVGGSLEDAHRLAVPCDGLPLALHTVAIR; encoded by the coding sequence TTGCGTATCGATCTTCTCGGCCCGTTGCGGGTCACTCTCGACGGCGCGGTGGTCACGCCCTCCGCGCCGAAGATCCGCCGGGTGTTCAGCCTGTTCGCACTGTGCGCGAACCACATCGTGCGTACCGAACAGCTCATCGAGGAGCTGTGGGAGGAAGATCCGCCGAGCAGCGTCAAGACCACCTTGCAGACTTATGTCTACCAGCTGCGGAAATCCCTCTGTCTCGACGCGGCGCAGCGGCCGCGCGACCGGGGCGGCGCGGGGGACGGACGTCCGGTGCTGCTCACTCTCACCGGCGGCTACTTGCTGTCGGTCGATCCCGAGGTGCTGGACGCGAACCGGTTCGACCGCGAGGCCCAGCGCGGCTGGGGCGAACTCGACGCCGGCGATCCCGAGGCGGCCTACCGCACGCTCGACGACGCGCTCGGGCTCTGGCGTGGTCCCGCGCTGGTCGACGTCAATCCTGGGCCGCTGTTGCAGGCAGAGGCTCTGCGGCTCGACGAAATGCGCAAGAACGCGCTCGAACACCGGATCGACGCCGCGTTGCGGCTCGGCAGGCACCAGGAGGTGCTCGGCGAGCTGACCCGGCTCGCCGCACAGCAGCCGACGCACGAAGGCTTCCAGGCCAAGCTGATGCTTGCGCTCTACCGATCCGGCCGGCGTTCGGAGGCACTGCGCGTCTACCAGCGCACGCGCGCCGCGCTGGCCAAGGAACTGGGACTCGATCCGGCAGTCGAACTGCAGCGCGTGCACCGGGCTGTCCTCGCCGCGAACGGAAGCCTCGACCACCGGGCGGGCACCGCCGTGGCGCGGCAAGCGCGGCCGAGCAGGCCGGAACCGCCGCGGCAGCTACCGTCGGCCGGGCCGCGACTCGTGGGCCGGACCGCCGAACTCGACGCGGTGCTTGCCGGGCTGCGTCCCGCCGACCGGCACGGTCCGGCGGTCGTCACCGTCGAAGGCCCGCCTGGATCCGGGAAGTCGGCGCTGTGCGTGCACGCCGGGCACGAGGTGCGCGAGCGCTACCCGGACGGACAGTTCCACGCGGTGCTGGCCGACGGCGAAGGTCAGCCTGTCGACCCCGGCGATGTACTGGCCGGTTTCCTCCGTGCGGTCGGCATCCCGGCGGCGCAGATTCCGGATTCGGTCGACGAGCGGAGCCGGTGGTTTCGCACCTGGACCGCGGTCCGGCAGGTCCTCGTCGTGCTCGACGACCTGGTCGAGGACCGGCAGCTCGCTCCGCTGGTCCCGGCGGGTCGCGACTGCGGGGTCGTCGTCGCCAGCCGCCGCCGGCTGTCGGATCCCGGCGTCAGCACCGCGGTCGGGCTCCGCCCGCTCGCGCCGGCCGACGGCGCCCGGCTGCTGGTCGACCTCATCGGGGTGGACCGGGTCGGCGGGTCGCTGGAGGACGCGCACCGCCTCGCTGTGCCCTGCGACGGGCTGCCGCTGGCGCTGCACACGGTCGCCATCCGGTAG
- the ilvD gene encoding dihydroxy-acid dehydratase, which translates to MTDLPDHDPVRPGALRSEFTPGSTRWAVRRAQWTALGLASEDQGRPKIAIVNTSSRLGICFSHLDGIAELVAESVWEAGGLPFEIRTTAPLDFVTSAGRKARYLMPTRDLIVNDVEAAVEGAVLDGMVCLSSCDKTTPAHLMASARLDIPSIIVPGGYQRGGRHGRCSVDIDTVYESVGAVQAGTMTVGELGELADSAIKGPGVCAGLATANTMHVLAEALGMALPGAAPIRADSERMRGLAADAGRRIVAMIEEGLTARKIITAKAIENGVRVAMALGGSVNCVRHLAAVASEADLDLDVVGTFERLGTETAQLAAIRPNGTDQVWDLERVGGVRAVLRTLLPALHGDALTVTGQTIAESTAGAPAADGTVVRRLDDPVRDEPGLLILRGSLAPDGSVVKVAGAGAARRRFTGPAEVFAGEDAAIAALGTGDIRAGTVIVLRGMGPRGGPGTVFAAGFVAALNGAGLGGKVAVVTDGELSGLNHGLVIGQVMPEAADGGPLAGVRSGDTITIDLDARTIDAEPLRLGEPVTAGKPGEERGWLGQYAALVGPVQQGAVLRRPKP; encoded by the coding sequence GTGACTGACCTGCCCGACCACGACCCCGTACGCCCGGGCGCACTGCGCAGCGAGTTCACTCCTGGCAGCACCCGCTGGGCGGTACGCCGTGCACAGTGGACCGCGCTCGGCCTCGCGTCCGAAGACCAGGGCCGTCCGAAGATCGCCATCGTCAACACCTCGTCGCGGCTCGGGATCTGCTTCTCCCACCTCGACGGCATTGCCGAGCTCGTGGCCGAGTCCGTGTGGGAGGCCGGCGGGCTCCCGTTCGAGATCCGGACGACCGCACCGCTGGACTTCGTCACGAGCGCGGGCCGCAAGGCCCGCTACCTGATGCCCACCCGCGACCTGATCGTCAACGACGTCGAGGCCGCGGTCGAAGGCGCGGTGCTGGACGGCATGGTCTGTCTGTCCTCTTGCGACAAGACCACACCGGCGCACCTGATGGCCTCGGCCAGGCTGGACATTCCGTCGATCATCGTCCCCGGCGGCTACCAGCGGGGCGGGCGACACGGCAGGTGCTCGGTAGACATCGACACCGTCTACGAATCGGTGGGCGCCGTGCAAGCGGGCACCATGACCGTCGGCGAACTGGGCGAGCTGGCGGATTCGGCCATCAAGGGACCCGGCGTCTGCGCCGGGCTGGCCACCGCGAACACGATGCACGTCCTCGCGGAGGCACTGGGCATGGCACTGCCAGGGGCGGCGCCGATCCGCGCCGATTCCGAACGGATGCGCGGACTGGCTGCCGACGCCGGCCGCCGGATCGTCGCCATGATCGAGGAGGGCCTCACCGCCCGGAAGATCATCACCGCGAAGGCCATCGAGAACGGCGTCCGCGTCGCGATGGCGCTGGGCGGCTCGGTCAACTGCGTTCGCCACCTGGCGGCCGTGGCCAGCGAGGCGGACCTCGACCTCGACGTCGTGGGCACGTTCGAGCGGCTCGGCACGGAAACCGCGCAGCTGGCCGCCATCCGTCCCAACGGGACAGACCAGGTATGGGACCTCGAACGAGTCGGTGGCGTCCGCGCCGTACTGCGGACGTTGCTGCCCGCGCTGCACGGCGACGCCCTGACCGTCACCGGACAGACCATCGCCGAATCGACCGCCGGAGCCCCGGCCGCGGACGGAACCGTCGTGCGCCGGCTCGACGACCCGGTGCGCGACGAACCCGGGCTGCTGATCCTGCGCGGTTCGCTGGCACCGGACGGCTCGGTGGTCAAGGTCGCCGGCGCGGGCGCCGCGCGGCGACGGTTCACCGGCCCGGCCGAGGTGTTCGCCGGTGAGGACGCCGCGATCGCGGCACTGGGCACCGGTGACATTCGTGCAGGAACGGTGATCGTGCTGCGCGGGATGGGGCCACGTGGCGGGCCCGGTACCGTCTTCGCGGCCGGTTTCGTCGCCGCGCTCAACGGCGCCGGCCTCGGCGGCAAGGTCGCCGTCGTCACCGACGGGGAGCTTTCCGGCCTCAACCACGGTCTGGTCATCGGCCAGGTGATGCCCGAAGCGGCGGACGGCGGCCCGCTCGCGGGCGTGCGGTCCGGCGACACGATCACCATCGACCTCGACGCCAGGACGATCGACGCCGAGCCGCTTCGACTCGGCGAGCCGGTCACCGCGGGAAAGCCCGGCGAGGAACGCGGCTGGCTGGGCCAGTACGCCGCGCTCGTCGGGCCGGTTCAGCAAGGCGCGGTGCTCCGCCGCCCGAAACCCTGA